In the genome of Candidatus Aminicenantes bacterium, the window CATCGCGTTTCAAAAACGGTATGATGAATTCCGCAAACTCAATACCGAACTTCTGGGTTTGAGTGTTGACCAGGTCCATTCCCATATCAAGTGGATGGACTGGATCCGCGACAACATGGGTGTGGAGATCGAATTTCCCATTATCGCGGATACCGGATCGGTATCACGCAGACTGGGCTTCATCCACGGTGACACCAGCAAAACCGTGCGGGCCGTTTTCTTTGTTGATCCCAAAGGAATTGTGCGTGCCATCCTGTATTACCCCGCTGAACTGGGCCGGAACTTTGACGAGATCCTGCGCATGATCCGGGCCTTCCAGGTGGCGGACGAAAACAAGGTCGCCATGCCCGCCGACTGGCCCAATAATGACATTTTCGGTGACGATGTGATCGTGCCCCCCGCTTCTACAGTGGATATGGCCAAACAGAGATTGGCCGATAAATCGATTACCTGTAAAGACTGGTGGATGTGTCACAAGAAGTTGTGAACGTTAACCGGGGCGGGGAGACCCGCCCCGGTTTTTCCATAAGGGGAAAACGTGAAGCCGGACGATAAGGATTCAAGGCATCGTGCCCAGCAGGTGTTGACGAATGCGGGAATCAAACCATCGTTTCAAAGATTACGGATCCTGAGCTTCATCATGAGCGCCCATGTGCACCCTTCAGCGGAAGAGATTTTTCAAACCCTGAGACCCGAGATCCCGACACTCTCACGCACAACGGTTTACAATACCTTGAACATTTTGGTGGACAGAGGGCTGCTTTTGCCGCTGACCATTTCCGAACATGAAACCCGCTATGATCCCAATACCCGTTCGGATCACTCCCATTTTTTCTGCCGGCATTGTGAACGGATTTTTGATATCCGGGAAATACCCGCCTGTGTGGCCGGTCAAGAACTGGATGGGCACCTGGTTGAAAACGTTAGACTGTACCTGACCGGAATGTGCCGTGATTGTCGCGGCAAAGATTCTCTTGATTAACTGTGCTTCTCAAGCCCCGGCGTAGTTAGAAATTTTCTCACCTTTGCCATGGCTTGTCCGCGGTGGGATACGGCGTTCTTCTCGCTGCTGCTCAACTCGGCAAAACTCCTGGCCAACGGTGGGTAGTAAAATACGGGGTCGTATCCAAATCCATCGCTTCCACGGGGCGTTTCCAATATCACGCCTTTCACCTCTCCGCGGCAGTGATAAAGTACCTCGCCATCGCGGGCCACGACGGCTTCAGTGATAAAGCAGGCGTTTCGGTCCGCATGATGCGCGAGTTTCTCGAGCAACAGGCGGATGTTGCGTTCGTCCGAGGGCGGATGTCCCGCATAGCGGGCCGAATGAACTCCCGGCGCGTTGCACAGGGACGGGACTTCAAGTCCGGAGTCTTCCGCCACCACCAGCATGGCGGCAAATGCTCTGCTGTAATGCAATGCCTTGATACGGGCGTTGGCCAGGAAAGAGCCGCCGTTCTCTTGCGGCACTGTTGCGGCCGGAAGGTCAGCCAGGCAAAAAACCAATCCCGCGGGAAAATCCAGACGGAGCAGTTCCCTGAACTCCAGTAGTTTGCCCGGATTTGTGGTTGCCAGCAGTATCGGCGTATCCCGCCAGGCAGGGGTCATCTTTTCGTTTCACAGGCTCTCATCGTCCACCTGCATAACCCCTTCCAATTGCATTACCGCTTCCAGGAAGCTATGGTGTTTGGTGTCTGAAGCCCGCAACAGGGCTTCCAGCTCGTATGCTTCCCGGCGCCGGTGGAGTTTCAAACTCGCCGAACGGATGCCCAGGTCACGGATGATTTTCTTGATGTCCAGAAGAATCGCCGGGCTGTCCTTGGTGTGAATGCGATAGGCCGTGTCCCGGGCTCCCGGTTGCAGCCTGGTGGAAAAAAAGCGGAACAGGGACAGCACCACGACGATGGATATTGTGACCATGAGTGCGACAAAGTATCGCCCCACGCCCACGGTCATACCGATGGCGGCAACGGTCCAGATGGTTGCGGCAGTGGTGAGTCCATGCACGGAAAAACGCGCCTGGATAATGGCGCCGGCGCCCAGGAAACCGACACCCGTTACGATCTGAGCCGCCACCCGCGCGGGATCAGCTCCGTTGATGCCGCGCGAAATCTCGATCGAGAGGACGGTAAACAAGGCGGCTCCCATACTGATCAGGATATTGGTGCGCAGCCCGGCTTCTTTGTGCGCCAGTTCGCGTTCCAGTCCGATAATGCCGCCCAGCACGGCCGCCAGCATGATTTTAAGCAGAATCTGGGTTTCCATGGTTTCACCGCAAAAGGTAAGCCGTCAAGAACACCAGGATCAGGAAGAGGGTGTAGATCGCGAAATAGGGGTTCTTGAGCAGGCGTTCGGGTTCTTCCGCGCCTTCCCGGTCCTGAAGGGATTTGCGCATGAACATGATCAGGTAAACCAGGATCAGGGGCAGGATGTACAGGAATAGCATCCAACCCTGGTTCCATACAAACAGGGCAAAGGTGGCCAGAAACACCAGGGCACTGAACACCATGAACGCCACCAGCATGCCCAGGGAGTAGCGTTTCAGCGACAGGCGATATCCGGCGGATTCAGCCGCGGTCAAGAATTTCTTTTCCGCTACGCGTTTCCCCACCATGAGGAAATTGCCGAAAGCCCACCAGGAAATCAGCAAACAGGCCGGGGGGAATGGCACGGGAAGGATGTACCATCCGATCAGGAAACGGATGGGGTTGTTTGCGGATTCCACGGTTGAGTCCAGGATGGGAATGTCTTTGAAGCGTACGGGAGGGACATTGTAAACCAGGCCCGCCACCAGCAGGGCCGCCAGGCTCAATACAAAACGGGCACTGAACCACCAGGCGCCCAGGGCCAAAGCTCCAGCCGCCATCAACAGGTAGGCGGCCAGCAGGATGCCCCGGCTGATCTCGCCTGTCACCAGCGGCCGGTTCTTTTTTGAGGGGTGGAAGGCGTCGAAGGGGGCGTCGGCGATTTCGTTGACAATGTAATTGGCGGTTGAGATGAGCCAGGTCAACAGGAAGGCCACAACCAGCCTGACTCCTAACTGAAATGCGGTCGCGGCGGTTTCACCATGGGGTGGATACAAAACCAGTGCGGCCACGAACCCGGGCAGGATGGCCAGGCTGCGCGGCCAGCGATCCAACCTCAGCGCCGATAGGTACCGATTATACTTTGCGCGCATAGATTTCCCATGAATCCAGCAATTGAATTTTACAGTTTATCCGTTTCATAAAGCGTTGTAAAGTCGGCCGTTTCCCCAGTGAGGGCCAGAGGCGGGTCGCCAGGTAAAACAGCGAAAAATGCCAGGCGTAACGATGTCGGGAAACGATTTCCATGCCCAACAGGGTCATGAGGCGTTCAAGGGAAGGTTGGGAGAAAAAATTGACATGGGCGGTGCGGAAATGCCACCAGCGGCGTCCGCTAACCCGGGCCGCCAGGCTGAGTATATCCGGTGTGACCAACACCAGGATGCCGCCGGGTTCCAGGTGTGTGGTGATGCGTTTCAGTTGCGGCAGGGGATCGGCCAGGTGTTCAATCAAGTCCAGGCAGGTGATTACCTGAAAAGTGGATTCGGGCGAGAGATTATCCGCCGTGCCCGGCTTGATTTCCAACCCGTAGCGCGTGCGGGCTTCTCTGACCAGTTGGGTCGAGGGTTCGACTCCCTGAACCTGGAAACCGCGTTCCTGTGCCAAGTGCATGAAAATACCGCTGGCCGCGCCCACATCCAGCAATTTACCGGGTTCGGGAACGAATTTTCTCAGGCGGTTCAGGATCACATTGAAGTTCCGCCCGCGGTTCTCGGCTTCGGCGCCGTAATCATCATCTTGCAGCGCGGCGTAGAGGGCGGTCAGGGATTGGTCCGTGGGTGCGGGGTTCGCGAATACGAAACGGCAATCTTTGCATTTGTGAAAGCTCCACAAAGAGCCATAGCGGTTGTCGGTTATGCGGAAATCCTGCGGTGATAAGAGCTCGGGAGCCAGGGTGCCGCGGCGGAAGGGCAGGATACGGCTTGAGGCGCAAAGGGGGCAACAGGTTCGAGAAACGGTTTCCATTACCGAAATATACCATATTCAAGCCTGCCGCGGAAACGGCCGGCTTTGCCGGCCGGAGAGTTTAAAACATTGGTTGAAAGCGGCAAGATTGTTGCGTTGCATTTATACAGTTCATTGCTCTAGAATAGAGCCATGAACTCGATTGACTCCTATCCCTTTCAGGGCAAAAAAGTACTGGTACGGGTGGATTTCAATGTCCCCATGGACGAGAATCAACACATTACCGATGACACGCGCATGGTGACGGCCATGCCCACCTTGCGCAAGATCCTGACGGAGAAAGGCGCCGTAATCCTGTTGACCCACCTGGGACGCCCCGGCGGAAAGAAGAGCGACGCCCTATCGTTGCGACACATCCTGCCAAGGTTGTCACAACTCCTGGAGCGGGAAGTGCGCTTTGCTCCGGACTGTATCGGGAAAGAGACCGCCCGTATGGCCGCGGATCTGCAGCCCGGACAAGTGCTGTTGCTGGAAAACCTGCGTTTCCATGCGGAAGAGATGGCCGGTGATGAAGATTTCGCCGCCAGCCTGGCGGCGCTGGGGGACGTGTACGTAAACGATGCGTTCGGAACGGCTCACCGTGCCCACGCCTCCACCTATACCATTGCACGTTTTTTTCCGGATGAGCGCATGTTCGGCTACCTGGTGGAGAGTGAGATCCAGCAGATCGACAAGGTGTTGAAAGAAGCGCGCCATCCCTTTACCGCGATCCTGGGTGGAAGTAAGGTTTCCACCAAGATCGGCATTATCGAGGCGTTGCTGGACAAGGTTGATCACCTGCTGATCGGTGGCGGCATTGCCTTTACCTTTGCCCGCGCCATGGGCGGGCAGATCGGTGATTCCATTGTCGAAGCCGACCAGGTCAAAACCGCGGAGCGCATTCTGGTGGAAGCCAGGAAACGCCGGGTTGAGCTTCACCTGCCCTCGGATTGCCTTGTGGCCGATCGTTTTGCCAACGACGCCGAAATCGAGCACACCCATATCATGTCCATCCCAAATGGCTGGATGGGCCTGGACATCGGCGTGAAAACCGTGGAAGAGTTTTCCCAGGTCATTGACGATTCAGCCACCATCCTGTGGAATGGGCCCATGGGCGCATTCGAAATGAACCATTTTTCGAATGGTACGCTGCGAGTGGCATTGGCCGTTTCCCGGGCCACGGACAAGGGTGCGTTCTCCCTGGTGGGCGGCGGGGATTCAATCGCCGCCTTGAACCGCTACAGCCTGGCCCACAAGATCAGTTACATCTCAACCGCCGGGGGGGCGTTACTGGAGTACCTTGAAGGCAAAAAGTTGCCTTCAATACGCGCCATTCGCCAGTCCTATTCAATTGATGATTATAGTTTTCGCAATCAGCGGGTTCTGATCCGCGTGGATTTCAATGTGCCCCTGGATGAAGAGGGCGGAATCACCGATGACACGCGCATGGTGACAGCCATTCCCACGATTCGCCGCGTATTGGCGGACGGTGGTTCCGCCGTGGTTATGACCCACCTGGGACGTCCGGGAGGAAAATCCGACCCGGCCCTGTCCACCAGAATTATCTTGCCCCATTTAGAGAAATTGCTGGAACGCCCCGTGCGTTTCCAGGACCCTCCTGTTGGGGATGCGGCTCGGGGCGCATCCCGAAAACTGAAGCCGGGCGAGGTGATGCTTTTGGAAAACCTGCGCTTCTATCCCGGTGAAAAAGCGGCAGACGAGGCCTTTGCCCGCGGTCTGTCCGAGCTCGGTGACGTTTATGTTAATGACGCTTTCGGCACGGCCCACCGCGCCCATGCTTCGACATTCACGGTGGCGCGTTTCTTTCCTGAACACCGCATGCTGGGCTACCTGGTGGAGAGTGAAATCAACCGCATTAACCGCGTTCTCAACCGGGCGGAACCGCCGTTTGCCGCCATCCTGGGAGGAAGCAAGGTTTCCACCAAAATCGGCATTATCAAGGCGTTACTGGAAAAAGTTGATCGCCTGATCGTGGGCGGTGGAGTGGCCTATACGTTTATCCGCGCCATGGGCGGGAAAGTCGGCTTGTCCCTGGTAGAGGAGGATTACCTCAACGTCGCGCGCGAAGTCATCGAGCGTGCCAAAGAACTGGGAGTCCGTTTGGAATTGCCGGTTGATTGCGTTGTTGCCGACCGCATGGACAATGAGGCCGCCATTGAACATCGAGATATCCGCGAGATTCCGCGTGAGTGGATGGGCCTGGATATCGGGGTGCGAACCGTGGAAGCGTTCGGCAGGTTGATTGAAACATCCCGTACCATTTTGTGGAACGGGCCAATGGGGGTTTTCGAGCTGCCCCACTTCTCGAACGGCACGTTGCGCGTGGCCCTGTCCGTGGCCCGGGCCACCGACAAGGGGGCATTTTCCCTGGTGGGTGGCGGAGATTCCATTGCCGCGCTCAACCGTTACAGTCTTACCCATAAAATCAGTTATGTTTCCACCGCCGGCGGCGCGTTGCTGGAGTATCTGGAAGGCCGGGAACTCCCCAGTTTGCGCGCCATCCGCGGGATTTTCTGATTCGGGCTGCGGTTGAAAACTTATCAGGCCTGTGGTAGCGTTATTTTTTAGATAGGAGGAAGGATGTCGCTTAAAGTCGCCATTAACGGTTTTGGTCGCATCGGCAGAAATTTCTTTCGTGCCAGCCTGGGGTCCAAGCAGATCGATATCGTCGCCCTCAACGATTTGACCTCCGCGGCTACGTTGGCCCACCTGCTTAAATACGACAGCGTGTTCGGAACCTTTTCACATCCCGTGGAAGCCCGGGAGGGATACTTGAAAGCCGGAGACGAGGCCACCCGCGTTTATTCCGAAAAAGACCCGCGCAAGTTGCCCTGGAAGGAGCTGGGAGTAGATGTGGTGGTGGAAGCCACCGGGATGTTCCGCAAGCGCCCCGAGGCCATGCTTCACCTGGAAGCGGGAGCGCGCAAGGTGATCATCTCCGCGCCGGCCACGGACCCGGACATCACCATGGTCCTGGGCGTCAACCATGGCGAATATCGCCATGACAAGCATCACATCGTGTCCAATGCTTCCTGCACGACAAACTGTGTAGCCCCGGTCGCAAAGGTACTGCATGACCATTACGGCCTTGAACGCGGCAATATGACCACCATTCATTCCTATACCAACGACCAGCGCATCCTGGATCTGCCGCATAAGGACCTGCGCCGCGCCCGGGCCGCGGCAGTCAACATCATTCCCACAACCACGGGAGCGGCCAAGGCCATCGGCCTGGTGATTCCCGAGTTGGCCGGTAAAATCACGGGTTCAGCTTTGCGCGTTCCCACCCCCAACGGTTCACTGGTGGACCTGGTGGTGACCCTGGAAAAAGCGGTTGATGTGGATACCCTGAAAAACGTGTTTCGCTCGGCCGCTGATCATGAACTAAAAGGGATCCTGGCATACACCGAAGAACCCATTGTTTCATCAGATATCATCGGCAACGACGCCTCTTCCATTGTGGACGGGGAGTTTGTTACGGTGATCGATCCCTACATGGTGAAGATCCTGGCCTGGTATGACAACGAGTGGGCCTACTCCTGCCGCATCCGCGACCTCATCGGCCTGATGGCTGAAAAATGGTCATGAGGAAACGCTCAATCACAGATGTGGATGTTCGCGGGCGCACGGTTTTCGTGCGTGTGGATTTCAACGTTCCCCTGGATGACGATGGCCGCATCCGCGATGAGACCCGCATACGTGCCGCCCTTCCCACCTTGGAGCACCTGGCGTTTAACGGTGCCCGGGTCGTGGTCGCGTCTCACCTCGGCAGGCCGGGAGGTCGGATTCAATTGGACATGACCCTGGACCCGGTGGCTCGCAGACTTTCGCAGATGCTGGAACGCCCGGTCACCTACAACGGCTTGACGGCAGGCGAAGAAGTTGAAGCGGAAAAGGCACGCATGAAGGACGGAGACGTGTTCCTGCTGGAAAACCTGCGCTTTGATCCGGGCGAGAAAGCGAATGACCCTGAATTTGCCGAATCCCTGGCCAGGGGCATCGATATCTTCTGCAATGACGCTTTCGGGACCTGCCATCGCCGTCATGCCTCCATTGTTTCCATTGCGCCGCACTGTGACTCCGCCGTGGCGGGCCTGCTGGTGAAAACCGAGATGGAACAGTTAAGTCCCATCCTGGAGTCCGATTTCCCCAATGGCGTTTTGCTTTTGGGCGGGGCGAAAGTGGCCGACAAGATTCCCCTGATCCGCAACCTGCTGGGCAAAACCGGCACCATGCTGATTGGGGGTCGCATCGCCTATACATTCATGGCGGCGCGGAAAGAATCCGTGGGGGCCTCCGAAATCGAAGCAGAGATGATTCCCCATTGCCGGGATATTCTTGAGAAGGCCGAAAAAAGGGGGATACGGGTCATCCTGCCGGTGGACCACGTTGCCGCGGTGACTCCGGAACCCAAGGTGACGGTGCGCATGATCAACCGCGGAGAGGCGATTCCAGCGGATATGATGGGCCTGGATATCGGACCGAGAACAGTGGCCCTGTTCGCCCGTGAATTGCGCCGGGCCGACCTGGTGGTATGGAACGGTCCCATGGGGATGTTTGAACACGAAGTGTTTTCCGCAGGTACCATTGAACTGGCGCGTGCCCTTGCCGGCGCCGCTGCAACCGTAGTGATTGGCGGGGGAGATACCGTGGCCGCCATCCGTCGCTCCGGAGTGTCCGATCAACTCACCCATCTGTCAACTGGCGGAGGCGCCGCGCTGGCCTTTCTCAGCGGGGAAGCCCTACCCGGACTGGAAGTCCTTGAGGACATGAACCCATGAGCAGTAAACGTATACCCATGATTGCCGGAAACTGGAAGATGCACATGACCGTGGCCGCC includes:
- a CDS encoding peroxiredoxin, whose product is MEEKIPLIGEQFPELKVNTTHGPRQLPGDYKGKWLILFSHPGDFTPVCTTEFIAFQKRYDEFRKLNTELLGLSVDQVHSHIKWMDWIRDNMGVEIEFPIIADTGSVSRRLGFIHGDTSKTVRAVFFVDPKGIVRAILYYPAELGRNFDEILRMIRAFQVADENKVAMPADWPNNDIFGDDVIVPPASTVDMAKQRLADKSITCKDWWMCHKKL
- a CDS encoding transcriptional repressor, which codes for MKPDDKDSRHRAQQVLTNAGIKPSFQRLRILSFIMSAHVHPSAEEIFQTLRPEIPTLSRTTVYNTLNILVDRGLLLPLTISEHETRYDPNTRSDHSHFFCRHCERIFDIREIPACVAGQELDGHLVENVRLYLTGMCRDCRGKDSLD
- the rdgB gene encoding RdgB/HAM1 family non-canonical purine NTP pyrophosphatase — its product is MTPAWRDTPILLATTNPGKLLEFRELLRLDFPAGLVFCLADLPAATVPQENGGSFLANARIKALHYSRAFAAMLVVAEDSGLEVPSLCNAPGVHSARYAGHPPSDERNIRLLLEKLAHHADRNACFITEAVVARDGEVLYHCRGEVKGVILETPRGSDGFGYDPVFYYPPLARSFAELSSSEKNAVSHRGQAMAKVRKFLTTPGLEKHS
- a CDS encoding MgtC/SapB family protein, with amino-acid sequence METQILLKIMLAAVLGGIIGLERELAHKEAGLRTNILISMGAALFTVLSIEISRGINGADPARVAAQIVTGVGFLGAGAIIQARFSVHGLTTAATIWTVAAIGMTVGVGRYFVALMVTISIVVVLSLFRFFSTRLQPGARDTAYRIHTKDSPAILLDIKKIIRDLGIRSASLKLHRRREAYELEALLRASDTKHHSFLEAVMQLEGVMQVDDESL
- a CDS encoding class I SAM-dependent methyltransferase; translated protein: METVSRTCCPLCASSRILPFRRGTLAPELLSPQDFRITDNRYGSLWSFHKCKDCRFVFANPAPTDQSLTALYAALQDDDYGAEAENRGRNFNVILNRLRKFVPEPGKLLDVGAASGIFMHLAQERGFQVQGVEPSTQLVREARTRYGLEIKPGTADNLSPESTFQVITCLDLIEHLADPLPQLKRITTHLEPGGILVLVTPDILSLAARVSGRRWWHFRTAHVNFFSQPSLERLMTLLGMEIVSRHRYAWHFSLFYLATRLWPSLGKRPTLQRFMKRINCKIQLLDSWEIYARKV
- a CDS encoding phosphoglycerate kinase produces the protein MRQSYSIDDYSFRNQRVLIRVDFNVPLDEEGGITDDTRMVTAIPTIRRVLADGGSAVVMTHLGRPGGKSDPALSTRIILPHLEKLLERPVRFQDPPVGDAARGASRKLKPGEVMLLENLRFYPGEKAADEAFARGLSELGDVYVNDAFGTAHRAHASTFTVARFFPEHRMLGYLVESEINRINRVLNRAEPPFAAILGGSKVSTKIGIIKALLEKVDRLIVGGGVAYTFIRAMGGKVGLSLVEEDYLNVAREVIERAKELGVRLELPVDCVVADRMDNEAAIEHRDIREIPREWMGLDIGVRTVEAFGRLIETSRTILWNGPMGVFELPHFSNGTLRVALSVARATDKGAFSLVGGGDSIAALNRYSLTHKISYVSTAGGALLEYLEGRELPSLRAIRGIF
- the gap gene encoding type I glyceraldehyde-3-phosphate dehydrogenase, translated to MSLKVAINGFGRIGRNFFRASLGSKQIDIVALNDLTSAATLAHLLKYDSVFGTFSHPVEAREGYLKAGDEATRVYSEKDPRKLPWKELGVDVVVEATGMFRKRPEAMLHLEAGARKVIISAPATDPDITMVLGVNHGEYRHDKHHIVSNASCTTNCVAPVAKVLHDHYGLERGNMTTIHSYTNDQRILDLPHKDLRRARAAAVNIIPTTTGAAKAIGLVIPELAGKITGSALRVPTPNGSLVDLVVTLEKAVDVDTLKNVFRSAADHELKGILAYTEEPIVSSDIIGNDASSIVDGEFVTVIDPYMVKILAWYDNEWAYSCRIRDLIGLMAEKWS
- a CDS encoding phosphoglycerate kinase, with the protein product MRKRSITDVDVRGRTVFVRVDFNVPLDDDGRIRDETRIRAALPTLEHLAFNGARVVVASHLGRPGGRIQLDMTLDPVARRLSQMLERPVTYNGLTAGEEVEAEKARMKDGDVFLLENLRFDPGEKANDPEFAESLARGIDIFCNDAFGTCHRRHASIVSIAPHCDSAVAGLLVKTEMEQLSPILESDFPNGVLLLGGAKVADKIPLIRNLLGKTGTMLIGGRIAYTFMAARKESVGASEIEAEMIPHCRDILEKAEKRGIRVILPVDHVAAVTPEPKVTVRMINRGEAIPADMMGLDIGPRTVALFARELRRADLVVWNGPMGMFEHEVFSAGTIELARALAGAAATVVIGGGDTVAAIRRSGVSDQLTHLSTGGGAALAFLSGEALPGLEVLEDMNP